One region of Fibrobacter sp. genomic DNA includes:
- a CDS encoding ATP-binding cassette domain-containing protein: MDIQNWLKKSLFTGIFRFLPLALMASAADAGLLWGIRSFMQLLSGETPFALWEWALLMALVAALRQIFMFAKVRNSETFLYHTNLRIMRWFLDALRSLSPRLFHNGEGDARVEAAYESTLALQNNGGVFFQMVQAILQLAIFLPVLIYISWPLTLFLFAAVVPFVAWMQRKLQSLGPTEESLLYARSNFRLSLNAARKIFRNWSGKTEREAVASELQADADALNQKGLAASVRKNGLAIAMETLSVTAMIMVLAFCALLISRGWMDGTGLVLFCSALLLCYKPVKECSRVLPQFRSASSAYRVLVEFGKLPRKVDSDAISKGAAAVDSIAFGSRMTDSRMTSGDAAGLEIHGGNFRYEGSNTPVFRDFNLTLDKSRPVLLRGKNGIGKSTLLRLVAGLEEWGSHPEGNAQPAANVFFIPQDLELPPRRMLLRQLEKNGGTSALSAGALHDFIEVAGTDRLLRKEGLSGGERSRIALLWALASDAPVVLLDEPMAAITLADRENILLQFLDCAAKQNKWVIMSSHDPFSAAAESRFNIVEMEHAKG; encoded by the coding sequence GTGGATATCCAAAATTGGCTCAAGAAATCCCTTTTTACCGGCATTTTTAGGTTTTTGCCCCTCGCCTTGATGGCCAGCGCCGCCGACGCGGGGCTTCTTTGGGGTATCCGCTCGTTCATGCAGCTGCTCTCGGGCGAAACGCCGTTCGCCCTGTGGGAATGGGCGCTCCTGATGGCGCTCGTCGCCGCGCTGCGGCAGATATTCATGTTCGCGAAGGTCCGCAACTCCGAGACGTTCCTTTACCACACGAACTTGCGCATCATGCGGTGGTTCCTGGACGCGCTGCGCTCGCTTTCGCCCAGGCTTTTCCACAACGGCGAGGGTGATGCGCGGGTGGAAGCTGCCTACGAATCGACGCTAGCCCTGCAAAACAACGGCGGGGTCTTTTTCCAGATGGTGCAGGCGATCCTCCAGCTCGCCATATTCCTGCCCGTACTTATATATATATCATGGCCGCTCACGCTGTTCCTGTTCGCGGCGGTAGTCCCGTTTGTCGCATGGATGCAGCGCAAGCTGCAGTCCCTCGGGCCGACCGAGGAATCGCTCCTGTACGCTCGGTCGAATTTCAGGCTGAGCCTGAACGCGGCCCGCAAAATATTCCGCAACTGGAGCGGGAAAACGGAACGCGAAGCTGTCGCAAGCGAACTCCAAGCCGACGCGGACGCGCTGAACCAGAAGGGCCTTGCCGCGAGCGTACGCAAGAACGGGCTCGCCATCGCGATGGAAACTTTGTCTGTAACGGCGATGATCATGGTGCTCGCGTTCTGCGCGCTGCTCATCAGCCGCGGGTGGATGGACGGCACGGGGCTGGTGCTGTTCTGCTCGGCGCTCCTCCTGTGCTACAAGCCCGTCAAGGAATGTTCGCGCGTTTTGCCGCAGTTCCGTTCGGCATCGAGCGCGTACCGCGTGCTGGTCGAATTCGGGAAGTTACCTCGCAAGGTGGACTCCGACGCAATTAGTAAAGGCGCAGCGGCCGTGGATTCTATCGCCTTCGGCTCCAGAATGACAGACTCCAGAATGACAAGCGGGGATGCTGCGGGTCTCGAGATTCACGGCGGCAACTTCCGCTACGAGGGTTCGAACACGCCGGTGTTCCGCGACTTCAACCTGACGCTCGACAAGAGCAGGCCGGTACTGCTGCGCGGCAAAAACGGCATCGGGAAGTCCACGCTCCTGCGGCTCGTCGCCGGGCTCGAGGAATGGGGTTCGCATCCCGAAGGCAACGCGCAACCCGCGGCAAACGTGTTCTTTATCCCGCAAGACCTGGAACTCCCGCCACGGCGCATGCTCCTGCGGCAGCTCGAAAAGAACGGAGGAACGTCGGCCCTCAGTGCGGGCGCCCTGCACGACTTCATAGAAGTAGCGGGCACCGACCGCCTGCTCCGCAAGGAAGGCCTTTCGGGCGGGGAACGTTCGCGCATCGCGCTCCTGTGGGCGCTCGCTTCCGATGCACCCGTAGTGCTCCTCGACGAACCGATGGCGGCCATCACGCTCGCCGACCGCGAGAACATACTCCTCCAGTTCCTGGACTGCGCCGCCAAGCAGAACAAGTGGGTCATCATGTCGAGCCACGATCCGTTCAGCGCCGCAGCGGAATCCCGCTTCAACATCGTGGAGATGGAACATGCGAAAGGCTAG
- a CDS encoding Rpn family recombination-promoting nuclease/putative transposase → METKNTPFEQLTITNRFMFAMVFSHKEIAKPFLEAILGIKIHELRDPEPEKTIEISPVSKGVRFDVFVKESGPNGEIIRSFDIEMQIEDTHEIPKRARFYQAMRDSEALCRGEKYFNLKELYIIFLCPEDIFGKDRAVYRFKNFEADDPKIEMGDLSFKNFYIFSKYREVAEKAIRDYMEYFATNKANTPATEDIDRLVKWYQTDSNTRIRYMTWQEEIDIAVELERQRADEIQKKADAEKARADEAEARADKYEKMLRELGKL, encoded by the coding sequence ATGGAAACAAAAAATACTCCCTTCGAGCAACTGACCATCACCAACAGGTTCATGTTTGCGATGGTGTTCAGCCACAAGGAAATCGCTAAGCCCTTCCTCGAAGCAATTCTCGGCATCAAGATTCATGAACTCCGCGATCCCGAACCGGAAAAGACCATCGAGATTAGTCCTGTTAGTAAGGGTGTACGCTTTGATGTTTTTGTGAAGGAAAGCGGCCCCAATGGCGAAATTATCCGCAGCTTTGATATCGAAATGCAGATTGAGGACACCCACGAAATCCCCAAGCGGGCTCGCTTCTACCAGGCCATGCGCGACAGCGAGGCTCTGTGCAGAGGTGAAAAATACTTCAACCTTAAAGAACTTTACATCATCTTCCTTTGTCCCGAAGACATTTTTGGGAAGGATCGTGCTGTCTACAGATTCAAAAACTTTGAGGCCGATGACCCGAAAATAGAGATGGGCGATCTCTCCTTCAAAAATTTTTATATCTTTAGTAAGTACCGTGAGGTCGCTGAGAAGGCAATTCGGGATTACATGGAGTATTTTGCCACCAACAAGGCGAATACCCCAGCAACCGAGGACATCGACAGGCTTGTGAAGTGGTACCAGACGGACAGCAACACGAGGATTCGCTACATGACATGGCAAGAGGAAATAGACATCGCCGTTGAGCTTGAGCGCCAGCGTGCTGACGAAATCCAAAAAAAGGCTGATGCAGAAAAGGCCCGCGCTGATGAAGCGGAAGCTCGTGCTGATAAGTACGAGAAGATGCTTCGGGAGCTTGGAAAACTGTAG
- a CDS encoding type II secretion system protein has product MKKQGFTLIELMVVIVIMGILAAVAVPKLFGMIAKSKASEVPTAAGTWINMIEAYAQEAYAAGDWNQIGYTAPGDKKASGSFESNEFIYVGGLDGDQGTWSAENRHKLDDCLSGAGVGWELTATVQSEGSSKAGQASIAVGTGRAECMGLTTSFVKLAKD; this is encoded by the coding sequence ATGAAGAAACAAGGTTTTACCCTTATCGAATTGATGGTCGTGATCGTGATCATGGGCATCCTCGCCGCCGTCGCAGTGCCGAAACTGTTCGGCATGATCGCCAAGTCCAAGGCCTCTGAAGTCCCGACCGCCGCCGGTACTTGGATCAACATGATTGAAGCTTATGCTCAGGAAGCTTATGCAGCCGGTGACTGGAACCAGATTGGTTACACCGCTCCGGGTGACAAGAAGGCCTCTGGCTCCTTCGAATCTAACGAATTCATCTATGTTGGTGGTCTTGACGGCGACCAGGGCACTTGGTCTGCGGAAAACCGTCATAAGTTGGATGACTGCTTGTCTGGAGCAGGCGTCGGTTGGGAGTTGACTGCAACGGTGCAATCTGAAGGCTCTTCTAAGGCTGGCCAGGCTTCCATTGCTGTTGGAACGGGTCGTGCCGAATGCATGGGCCTCACCACTTCCTTCGTGAAACTTGCTAAAGACTAG
- a CDS encoding LTA synthase family protein → MEEMSFYSIHFIIALCISVVVPAVCRNPLKKRLVALVCAPIILYVFFYDYDYGVMGGPFPYFLSYVGAAFAVCLSLLVVSFRRVPVDTSCVSRPLTKFLFSEIFACIILCIIFAVPWAIDTFPLSNVEAVLFTVFAGDNEGSEEFVISTFTDKVIIPVLCTLVAVLLAQLVLSFALSKKKNFYEARFSFFKLSFNRGECLQILWQIQKALMTIFGIYATILLLVLPGIVMSDPFKLLIQRPVDSEFYRNNYIHPDSVKIETQNEPMNLVVIFLESMEKNFAHYTPEIVDLEKKSLDFLPGGQNVSGTGWTIAGLTGKLCGIPLNMPMGIEEYFGPLPTHVPYAKCLMNVLAEKGYNQLYIQGTNGDFTQKRDFWKTHGNVDVHDIKHYKSVGKIPEDYLVFWGFEDRKLYHLAKEELDSLANLKKPFALYMLTIDTHQPRGYLDDSCRAALKEIGITDIKLNYFPEALRCASMQLESFINWMREQPWFNKTVIFVMGDHTAPLLSTKAGVSQSDSLYWTNFVINSVTGNEGVYRQGRAYSSLDMFPTILESMGYALDGHAIGLGRSLYADSPTLLEMYGRKSLDSLLRERSIQYDYFLMGERK, encoded by the coding sequence ATGGAAGAAATGTCTTTTTATTCTATTCATTTTATCATAGCTTTGTGCATTTCTGTTGTTGTGCCTGCCGTTTGCAGAAACCCGCTAAAAAAGCGCTTGGTTGCACTGGTGTGCGCTCCTATCATCCTGTATGTCTTTTTTTATGACTATGACTATGGGGTTATGGGTGGTCCTTTCCCGTATTTCCTCTCTTATGTGGGTGCGGCATTTGCTGTTTGTCTAAGTCTGCTGGTGGTTTCTTTCCGGAGAGTTCCTGTAGATACCTCGTGCGTTTCGCGGCCATTGACAAAATTTTTATTCTCGGAAATTTTCGCATGCATTATTCTCTGTATAATATTTGCTGTTCCATGGGCTATTGATACTTTTCCACTTTCTAATGTAGAAGCGGTCCTTTTTACTGTATTTGCAGGGGATAATGAGGGTTCTGAAGAATTTGTAATATCCACTTTTACAGACAAGGTTATAATCCCTGTTTTGTGCACTCTTGTTGCGGTTCTACTTGCCCAGCTGGTATTGTCTTTTGCATTGTCTAAAAAGAAGAACTTTTATGAAGCAAGGTTCTCCTTTTTTAAGTTGTCTTTTAATCGAGGCGAGTGCCTACAGATTCTTTGGCAAATTCAGAAGGCTTTGATGACCATTTTCGGCATATATGCCACAATACTCCTTCTCGTATTACCAGGAATCGTCATGAGCGATCCGTTTAAGTTGCTGATTCAACGGCCTGTAGATTCAGAATTTTACCGCAACAATTACATTCATCCCGATTCTGTTAAAATAGAAACACAGAACGAGCCGATGAATCTTGTTGTTATTTTCCTGGAATCAATGGAAAAAAATTTTGCTCACTATACACCAGAAATTGTTGACCTAGAAAAGAAATCACTCGATTTTTTGCCTGGCGGACAAAATGTTTCAGGAACGGGTTGGACTATTGCTGGGCTTACCGGAAAACTTTGCGGAATTCCCCTAAATATGCCCATGGGTATCGAAGAATATTTCGGACCGCTTCCTACGCATGTGCCGTATGCAAAATGTTTGATGAATGTACTGGCTGAAAAGGGGTATAATCAGCTATACATACAGGGGACTAACGGAGATTTTACTCAGAAACGAGACTTTTGGAAAACTCATGGAAATGTCGATGTTCACGATATAAAACATTACAAGTCTGTAGGCAAAATTCCGGAAGATTACTTAGTATTCTGGGGATTCGAAGACCGAAAATTATACCATTTGGCAAAAGAAGAACTGGATAGTCTTGCGAATTTAAAAAAGCCCTTTGCTCTTTATATGTTGACTATCGATACGCATCAGCCTCGAGGTTATCTAGATGACTCGTGTAGGGCTGCATTGAAAGAAATCGGCATTACAGATATCAAACTAAATTATTTCCCAGAAGCCTTACGCTGCGCGTCTATGCAGTTGGAGTCTTTTATAAATTGGATGCGAGAACAGCCGTGGTTCAATAAAACTGTGATTTTCGTAATGGGTGATCATACCGCTCCCCTCTTATCCACAAAAGCAGGAGTATCTCAATCGGACAGCCTCTATTGGACAAATTTTGTTATCAATTCAGTTACGGGCAACGAGGGTGTCTATCGGCAAGGACGTGCATATTCTTCGTTGGATATGTTCCCTACGATATTAGAGTCTATGGGGTATGCGTTGGACGGACACGCCATTGGCTTGGGGCGCTCGCTTTATGCTGACAGCCCGACATTACTTGAAATGTACGGACGAAAAAGCTTGGACAGTTTACTGCGGGAACGAAGCATCCAATACGATTATTTTTTGATGGGTGAAAGAAAATGA
- a CDS encoding LTA synthase family protein, giving the protein MFLFESIDVLMAFFPLENLDAVVFTLTHNVDGTTNLMWLLLEPCLKTAAENTFWGLAFIVSIIVFFLHISCKKKSIDLRTFMKKLIKPVIICIAVFCLIIWLPTIHKFPLMSYIEFYGALLNDEPIYNSLYEEDYVHPDSIPVTFDKKRNLILVFLESVEGNFQDKKNGGSLKDNLIPDITEMIEANVSFLPGGMTVEGTGWTMAETIAKTCGIPLQEPIGRNRHGIENYLKKAVCLTDVLQKNGYEIKLVQGTDIAFASMDFFANSHGIEKKNIYDLSHFLKKNIFRSDKSFFESIKDADLYNEVKNIANDLGKQNKPWMLWFFTMDTHGPYGRIDSNCVEIPLHIQRKQQYPFALRCASKHIKDFVEWAKIQDWFENTTIVVMGDHPAMIAPEVVGYPQEKIERYWVDFFVNSEIASVPSRDRQFTSFDMFPTILEAMGVKVEGRALGLGRSLFSEEKTLIEKYGKDSLNALIKRKGTKYKSFWD; this is encoded by the coding sequence ATGTTCCTTTTTGAAAGTATTGATGTTTTAATGGCTTTCTTTCCTCTGGAAAATCTCGATGCTGTTGTTTTTACTCTTACGCACAATGTAGATGGGACCACAAATCTTATGTGGTTGCTTCTAGAACCATGTTTGAAAACTGCCGCTGAAAATACTTTTTGGGGGCTTGCTTTTATTGTGTCGATTATAGTATTCTTTTTGCACATTTCTTGCAAAAAAAAATCCATTGATTTGCGGACTTTTATGAAAAAACTCATCAAACCGGTAATAATTTGCATTGCGGTATTTTGCTTAATTATTTGGCTTCCCACTATACATAAATTTCCGTTGATGTCTTACATAGAATTCTATGGGGCTTTATTGAATGATGAACCAATTTATAATTCATTGTATGAAGAAGACTATGTTCATCCAGATTCCATTCCCGTTACGTTTGACAAAAAGAGGAATCTTATTTTAGTGTTTTTGGAGTCAGTTGAAGGCAATTTTCAAGATAAAAAAAATGGAGGGAGTCTCAAAGATAACTTAATCCCAGATATAACAGAAATGATTGAAGCAAATGTGTCTTTTCTACCTGGAGGGATGACGGTAGAAGGAACGGGATGGACGATGGCGGAAACGATTGCAAAAACGTGTGGAATCCCATTGCAAGAACCGATAGGTCGGAATAGGCATGGAATAGAAAATTATCTAAAAAAAGCAGTGTGTTTAACAGATGTTCTTCAAAAAAATGGATATGAAATCAAATTGGTTCAAGGAACGGATATTGCGTTTGCTTCAATGGATTTTTTTGCTAATTCGCACGGCATTGAAAAGAAAAACATTTATGATTTGTCACATTTTTTAAAGAAGAATATTTTTCGTTCGGACAAGTCTTTTTTTGAAAGTATAAAGGATGCGGATCTATATAACGAGGTGAAAAATATTGCTAATGATTTAGGAAAACAGAATAAACCATGGATGCTTTGGTTCTTTACCATGGACACTCATGGTCCATATGGACGGATTGACTCCAATTGTGTTGAAATTCCTCTGCACATACAAAGAAAACAACAATATCCCTTCGCATTACGATGCGCTTCGAAACATATAAAAGATTTTGTCGAATGGGCAAAAATACAGGATTGGTTTGAAAATACGACCATTGTTGTTATGGGCGATCATCCGGCAATGATTGCTCCGGAGGTGGTAGGTTATCCCCAAGAAAAAATTGAACGTTATTGGGTAGATTTCTTTGTGAATTCAGAAATAGCTTCTGTTCCGAGTAGGGATAGGCAATTTACTTCATTTGACATGTTTCCGACGATTCTGGAAGCGATGGGTGTGAAAGTTGAAGGTCGCGCGCTGGGATTGGGCCGTTCTTTATTTTCTGAAGAGAAAACCTTAATCGAAAAATATGGAAAAGATTCTCTTAATGCTTTAATAAAAAGGAAGGGAACGAAATACAAATCGTTCTGGGATTAA
- a CDS encoding ATP-binding protein gives MYLKRKLDYFLDEWKKSADRKPLIIKGARQIGKTESVKHFSSNYENFININFVLEKKYKSICEDGYTVNDIIKNISRIDSEKRFIPGKTLILFDEIQDYPEIATSLKSFCMDKRFDVICSGSMLGINYKRIESNSVGYKSEYQMQSMDFEEFLWAVGYGTDAVEDLLSHMLSAKPFNQTDMNVFGGRFMDYCLLGGMPEVVRSYVEKGTFEGSLSLQRALVADYKEDIKKYVEGIDKTRVLNVFNNIPVQLAKENKKFQISKVASGAKFKDYWGCIEWLCDAGMVNVCHCLHTPELPLKGNYEESKYKIYFKDTGLLIANLDDESQEDLRANRNMNVYKGALYENIVAEILNKQGYELFYYKRENSTLEQDFFVRTKKSLVPVEVKAKAGTAKSLSTLVKSDAYPDITTGIKFTAGNIGFQNNIYTFPYFCAFLLKRYLSGVDF, from the coding sequence ATGTACCTCAAACGCAAATTAGACTATTTCCTGGATGAATGGAAAAAATCCGCCGATAGAAAGCCCCTCATAATCAAGGGGGCCCGTCAGATTGGAAAGACCGAGTCTGTCAAGCATTTTTCCTCGAATTACGAAAATTTTATCAATATCAACTTCGTCCTAGAGAAGAAGTACAAGAGCATCTGCGAAGACGGCTATACCGTCAATGACATTATCAAGAATATCTCACGCATAGATTCCGAAAAAAGGTTTATACCTGGAAAGACGCTTATCCTTTTTGATGAAATCCAGGATTATCCGGAAATTGCGACTTCGCTAAAGTCGTTCTGCATGGACAAGCGTTTTGACGTGATCTGCAGCGGCTCCATGCTAGGCATCAACTACAAACGAATCGAAAGCAACAGCGTTGGCTACAAATCGGAATACCAGATGCAGTCCATGGATTTCGAGGAGTTCCTTTGGGCCGTGGGTTATGGAACCGATGCTGTCGAGGATTTGCTGTCGCACATGCTGTCGGCCAAGCCCTTCAACCAAACGGACATGAATGTTTTCGGCGGAAGATTCATGGATTATTGCCTGCTCGGCGGGATGCCCGAAGTTGTTCGTTCGTATGTAGAAAAGGGGACTTTTGAAGGGTCCCTCTCACTCCAGCGCGCACTCGTCGCCGACTACAAGGAAGATATCAAGAAATATGTTGAAGGCATAGATAAGACCCGCGTACTGAACGTGTTCAATAACATCCCCGTGCAGTTGGCGAAAGAGAACAAGAAATTCCAGATATCCAAGGTGGCGAGCGGAGCGAAGTTCAAGGACTACTGGGGATGCATAGAGTGGCTGTGCGATGCCGGAATGGTGAACGTTTGCCATTGCCTCCATACGCCAGAGCTCCCGCTGAAAGGCAACTACGAAGAATCAAAGTACAAGATTTATTTTAAGGATACCGGACTGCTTATCGCGAACCTCGATGACGAATCTCAGGAAGACCTTCGCGCCAACCGGAACATGAATGTGTACAAGGGAGCCTTGTACGAAAATATCGTTGCCGAGATTTTGAACAAGCAGGGATACGAACTTTTCTATTACAAAAGAGAGAACTCTACTCTGGAACAGGACTTCTTCGTGCGCACGAAGAAGTCTCTTGTACCGGTGGAAGTCAAAGCTAAGGCAGGAACGGCAAAATCGCTATCGACATTGGTCAAGAGCGATGCTTACCCAGACATAACGACGGGAATTAAGTTTACCGCCGGGAACATCGGTTTCCAGAACAATATATACACCTTCCCGTATTTTTGTGCATTTCTACTAAAAAGATATCTTTCGGGGGTGGATTTTTAG
- a CDS encoding glycosyltransferase family 32 protein, producing MAIPKIIHYCWLSSEPYPELVQRCMQSWKEKLPDYELMLWDMSRFDIHSVPWVEQACAAKKWAFAADYIRLYALYNYGGIYLDSDVEVLKPFDVLLDRSYFFGREHTPDRIENRNSIEAATMGAEKGLPFLKKVMDFYERLDFVDAGGNLNTTTLPTILARQLKGENLDVLPMDYFSPKNTRTLELHITGNTYSIHHFNGSWHSLAQQKHVALRTKLCKVLGEGFGDVLSSFLAIFIHIRYEGLWCTLKKIFGKIRA from the coding sequence ATGGCTATCCCCAAGATAATCCATTACTGCTGGCTGAGCAGCGAACCGTACCCGGAACTGGTGCAACGCTGTATGCAGAGCTGGAAGGAGAAACTTCCGGATTATGAACTCATGCTTTGGGACATGAGCCGGTTCGACATCCATTCCGTGCCCTGGGTGGAACAGGCCTGTGCTGCGAAAAAATGGGCCTTCGCTGCCGACTACATACGGCTCTATGCGCTCTACAATTATGGCGGCATCTATCTGGATAGCGACGTGGAGGTGCTGAAGCCCTTTGATGTCCTGCTGGACCGGTCATACTTCTTTGGAAGGGAACATACTCCCGACCGCATCGAAAATCGGAATTCTATTGAGGCCGCAACGATGGGTGCGGAAAAGGGGCTTCCTTTCCTGAAAAAGGTTATGGATTTTTATGAGCGTCTAGATTTTGTTGATGCGGGTGGAAATCTGAATACGACGACCTTGCCGACAATCCTCGCTCGCCAATTGAAAGGTGAAAACCTGGATGTTCTGCCGATGGACTATTTTAGTCCCAAGAATACGCGGACGCTGGAACTCCATATTACGGGGAACACCTACAGCATCCACCATTTCAACGGATCGTGGCATTCTTTGGCTCAGCAGAAACATGTGGCGTTGAGAACTAAGCTCTGCAAGGTGCTTGGAGAGGGCTTCGGGGATGTGCTGAGCTCCTTCTTGGCTATATTTATCCATATAAGATATGAAGGTCTTTGGTGTACGTTGAAGAAAATTTTTGGCAAGATTAGGGCGTGA
- a CDS encoding glycosyltransferase family 1 protein translates to MKKILFDATVLVDGNDMIEERRGIYFVARNLLLEMCRQSQSEIILFASTFKEAGLQRVVSELGINAKPYKKASALSARLHSVVVCCRKKRLEKGCGCVKRILFSALIAFFSVVSTLLYSVINFNCKFDKDTVFFSPRTSAPWFINRRKSIKKFIVLYDLIPVLFHNREMMRWGWFAYLLRTLNGNDTYFAISENTKRDFCGYSKKIRDSQVKVTYCASDKLFCRHSDLEELKCLKEKYGIPESKNFVFSIGAQDKRKNSDRIVRSFMAFKEKNKIDDLVLVVAGSSDNRDDDLVLYRSYVDGKDLPIFYSFAQWFVFTSQYEGFGLPPLDAMQCGCPVIASNNSSIPEVVGDAGLLIDWDSDEQHVDAYGKYYFDETLRKDYAQKGMECAKQFSWEKMTKEILSTIDESYEIC, encoded by the coding sequence ATGAAAAAGATTCTTTTTGACGCAACAGTCCTTGTTGATGGAAACGACATGATTGAAGAGCGTCGTGGTATCTATTTTGTTGCCAGGAATCTTTTGCTCGAAATGTGCCGGCAGAGCCAATCTGAGATTATCCTCTTCGCCTCCACCTTCAAAGAAGCTGGACTTCAGCGGGTTGTTTCGGAATTAGGTATCAATGCGAAGCCTTATAAAAAGGCGTCGGCTTTGTCCGCTAGGCTGCATTCTGTTGTTGTCTGTTGCAGGAAAAAGAGGCTTGAAAAAGGGTGCGGTTGCGTAAAAAGGATCTTGTTTTCTGCGCTGATAGCATTTTTCTCCGTGGTTTCCACATTGTTGTATTCCGTAATCAATTTCAATTGTAAGTTCGATAAGGATACAGTTTTCTTTTCACCGCGTACATCGGCTCCTTGGTTTATCAATAGGCGAAAATCCATAAAGAAATTTATAGTCCTGTATGACTTGATTCCGGTCTTGTTCCACAACCGCGAGATGATGAGGTGGGGTTGGTTTGCCTATTTGCTGCGGACGCTTAACGGCAATGATACGTATTTCGCAATTTCCGAGAATACAAAAAGGGACTTTTGCGGCTATAGCAAAAAAATAAGGGATTCGCAGGTGAAGGTCACCTATTGCGCTAGCGACAAGCTTTTTTGTCGACATTCGGATTTGGAAGAGTTGAAGTGCTTGAAAGAAAAATACGGAATTCCGGAGTCGAAGAATTTTGTTTTTTCTATTGGGGCCCAAGACAAAAGGAAGAATAGTGACCGAATTGTTCGGTCTTTCATGGCCTTTAAGGAAAAAAACAAAATTGATGACTTGGTATTGGTGGTTGCCGGCAGTTCTGATAACAGAGATGATGATTTGGTCCTGTATCGTTCTTATGTCGATGGCAAAGATTTACCGATTTTTTATAGCTTTGCTCAGTGGTTTGTTTTTACCAGCCAGTACGAGGGTTTCGGCCTCCCGCCCTTGGATGCGATGCAATGCGGTTGTCCCGTAATAGCCAGCAATAATTCCTCTATCCCGGAAGTTGTTGGTGATGCGGGACTGCTAATTGACTGGGATAGCGATGAACAGCATGTAGATGCTTATGGAAAATATTATTTTGATGAAACGTTGCGAAAAGATTATGCCCAAAAGGGCATGGAATGCGCTAAGCAGTTCTCTTGGGAAAAAATGACAAAAGAAATTCTTTCAACTATTGACGAGAGTTACGAAATATGTTGA
- a CDS encoding glycosyltransferase family 1 protein — protein MLNIIYDATIIANIFYKDDNRSGVFFVAWNILKELQKRQDVRLRLYVNPEEYAEGCRLQKELLPEAVYIQDFSRFYFLKKVYSFFKKKYSHFYKHLYFRKIFAAGYFFSQWIFKLFIKVNEDEVKKSDCFLSPIYGIPEFVRKFPHLKPFVLLHDAIPLKFPKYYPYGKPLVKKIMETSCQGDSFFFVSASAYNDFKSFFSIVTKANSTVIHLAADSCYFPIRDENTLLKVKKKYNIPVEKKYVFSLCTLEPRKNLIRSVRTFLRFVKKNDAKDIIWVMGGAAWTTFIDELEKAGVNWDPEIVVRAGYIDDEDLPILYSNAEWFVYTSQYEGFGLPPLEAMQCGCPVITSNNSSLPEVVGDAALTIDWDSEEQHVEAYEKYYFDEELRKEYGRKGLARAEQFSWTKSVNQIISVMEHRQCEE, from the coding sequence ATGTTGAATATCATCTACGATGCAACAATTATAGCGAATATTTTTTATAAAGATGACAACCGAAGCGGGGTTTTTTTTGTTGCATGGAATATTTTGAAGGAATTGCAGAAACGTCAAGATGTTAGATTACGTCTTTATGTCAATCCTGAAGAGTATGCTGAAGGTTGTCGGTTGCAAAAAGAACTTTTGCCCGAAGCAGTCTATATTCAAGATTTTTCTAGATTTTATTTTTTGAAGAAAGTATATTCATTTTTCAAGAAAAAATATTCGCATTTCTACAAGCATTTGTATTTTCGAAAAATATTTGCTGCTGGATATTTTTTTTCGCAGTGGATCTTTAAACTTTTTATAAAAGTCAATGAAGATGAAGTGAAAAAATCGGATTGTTTTCTTTCACCCATATATGGAATCCCTGAATTTGTAAGAAAATTCCCTCATTTGAAACCATTTGTTTTGTTGCATGATGCCATTCCTTTGAAGTTCCCGAAATATTATCCTTATGGGAAGCCTTTGGTAAAGAAAATTATGGAAACTTCGTGCCAAGGAGATTCGTTCTTTTTTGTTTCTGCCAGTGCATATAATGATTTTAAATCTTTTTTCTCTATTGTCACAAAAGCCAATTCTACTGTGATTCATTTGGCTGCGGACTCATGTTATTTTCCAATACGCGATGAAAATACCTTGTTGAAGGTAAAAAAGAAGTACAATATTCCCGTTGAAAAGAAGTATGTGTTTAGCTTGTGTACGCTAGAACCGCGAAAGAATCTAATAAGGTCAGTTAGAACATTTTTGCGGTTTGTCAAAAAGAATGACGCCAAGGACATTATTTGGGTTATGGGTGGTGCCGCTTGGACAACATTTATTGATGAATTAGAAAAAGCGGGCGTGAACTGGGATCCTGAAATCGTTGTACGTGCGGGCTATATTGATGATGAAGATTTGCCAATATTGTATAGTAATGCCGAATGGTTTGTGTATACCAGCCAATACGAGGGATTCGGCCTCCCGCCTCTTGAGGCTATGCAATGTGGATGTCCTGTAATTACGAGTAATAATTCTTCTTTGCCGGAGGTTGTTGGTGATGCTGCACTTACAATAGACTGGGATAGTGAAGAACAGCATGTTGAGGCGTACGAGAAATATTATTTTGATGAAGAATTGCGAAAAGAGTATGGTCGGAAAGGGTTGGCTCGAGCTGAACAATTTTCATGGACAAAGTCTGTTAATCAAATTATTTCAGTTATGGAACATCGACAATGCGAAGAATAA